The Bacillus sp. Y1 genome has a window encoding:
- a CDS encoding response regulator transcription factor, with the protein MDKPKVLIIEDEEKIARVLELELSYEGYVVKTALNGLEGFQLFQSETWDVILLDVMLPGISGIELLRRIRSAQTTVSVIMLTAKDSVEDKVSGLDLGANDYMTKPFQIEELLARIRVCLRNKQPILDKESESNWLIFSDLKLSETTHEVMRGEDRIELTPREFTLLSHLIKHPRQVLSREQLLNGVWGYDYYGDTNVVDVYIRYLRNKIDKPYSTNLIHTIRGVGYVLRETE; encoded by the coding sequence ATGGATAAGCCAAAGGTGTTAATTATTGAGGATGAAGAAAAGATTGCCCGTGTTCTTGAGCTTGAACTATCTTATGAAGGATATGTAGTGAAAACAGCTTTAAATGGTTTAGAAGGTTTTCAGTTGTTTCAATCAGAAACTTGGGACGTCATTCTATTAGATGTGATGCTTCCTGGTATTAGTGGTATTGAACTTTTACGGAGGATTCGATCCGCACAGACAACCGTATCGGTTATCATGTTAACCGCAAAGGATTCTGTTGAGGATAAGGTGTCTGGACTTGATCTTGGGGCAAACGACTATATGACAAAACCTTTTCAAATTGAAGAACTGCTAGCAAGAATTCGTGTGTGTCTGCGCAATAAACAGCCGATTCTCGATAAGGAGTCTGAATCCAACTGGCTTATTTTCTCTGATTTAAAACTAAGCGAGACGACACACGAAGTGATGAGAGGGGAAGATCGGATCGAATTGACTCCAAGAGAATTTACGTTACTTTCACACCTCATCAAACACCCACGCCAGGTGCTAAGCCGAGAACAGCTTTTAAACGGTGTGTGGGGTTATGATTATTACGGTGACACCAACGTTGTTGATGTTTACATACGCTATTTAAGAAATAAAATCGATAAGCCTTATTCTACGAATTTAATTCATACGATTCGTGGCGTTGGTTATGTTCTTAGGGAAACAGAATGA